A genomic window from Nicotiana sylvestris chromosome 11, ASM39365v2, whole genome shotgun sequence includes:
- the LOC104242900 gene encoding importin subunit alpha-1b-like: MKFSVILRFAQFIKMPYVPQQLKDDSAWILVLIFSLDLAQIFDMDEYELVVEVVVKLLDFPDESLPDEKALLVVGQIAAGDCDCLLDHGALTPLLNKSKEANNNFPMQREATRILSKIFKSKLDLPSEQVISAVYSLLELLRSNDDEVLTNVCYALSYCIDGIYGIIQHHDNFSLIYDRLVGLLRHESCSVIIPVLKIVVGIVEREASWYCKFNPADLGCLVTLLDNHNEDGDVVNDICSIICGVVSCGNMEVLGGYLLHRGSV, from the exons ATGAAGTTTAGTGTTATTCTTCGATTTGCTCAGTTTATAAAGATGCCATATGTCCCACAGCAGCTCAAG GATGATTCTGCTTGGATTCTCGTACTCATTTTCTCTCTCGACCTCGCCCAAATATTTGATATGGATGAATATGAGCTGGTGGTGGAAGTTGTTGTAAAGCTTCTGGACTTTCCAGATGAAAGTCTTCCAGATGAGAAG GCTTTGCTGGTAGTGGGGCAGATTGCTGCCGGTGATTGTGATTGTCTTCTTGACCATGGCGCTTTGACTCCTTTGTTGAACAAGTCAAAGGAGGCGAACAACAATTTTCCGATGCAGAGAGAAGCCACGAGAATTTTGTCTAAGATTTTTAAAAGCAAGCTGGATCTTCCATCTGAGCAG GTTATTTCAGCAGTCTATTCTCTTTTAGAGCTTCTTCGTTCAAATGATGATGAGGTGCTAACAAATGTATGTTATGCACTTTCTTACTGTATTGATGGTATATATGGCATTATCCAACACCACGATAACTTCAGTCTAATTTATGACCGGCTGGTTGGACTCCTCCG GCACGAGTCTTGTTCAGTGATAATCCCCGTCCTCAAAATAGTTGTAGGTATTGTTGAAAGAGAGGCGAGCTGGTATTGTAAG TTCAATCCTGCCGACCTTGGTTGCCTGGTGACGTTGCTTGATAACCACAACGAGGACGGAGACGTGGTCAACGACATTTGCAGCATTATCTGTGGCGTTGTCAGTTGTGGGAATATGGAG GTACTTGGTGGATATCTCCTGCATAGAGGTTCTGTGTGA
- the LOC104242903 gene encoding basic transcription factor 3-like translates to MVPNLLDEVSLCKLLFQATVFGQGILSSLKRIGVNAIPAIEEVNIFKEDVVIQFINPKVQASIAANTWVVSGSPQTKKLQDILPQIIHQLGPDNLENLKKLAEQFQKQGAAAGTGEAAGVAAAQEDDDDEVPDLMAGETFEGAAEEGHTS, encoded by the exons GTATCATTATGCAAGTTGTTGTTTCAAGCTACTGTTTTTGGACAGGGGATTCTTAGTAGCTTGAAAAGAATAGGTGTCAATGCCATTCCTGCTATTGAAGAAGTCAACATTTTCAAGGAGGATGTTGTCATCCAATTCATTAACCCCAAAG TTCAAGCATCTATTGCTGCAAACACATGGGTCGTTAGTGGTTCTCCCCAGACAAAGA AATTGCAGGATATCCTTCCTCAAATTATTCACCAATTGG GTCCTGATAATTTGGAGAATTTGAAGAAGTTGGCTGAGCAATTCCAGAAGCAGGGTGCTGCTGCAGGTACAGGTGAGGCTGCAGGTGTGGCCGCAGCACAAGAAGACGATGATGATGAAGTACCAGATCTCATGGCTGGTGAAACTTTTGAAGGTGCTGCCGAGGAGGGTCACACTTCTTGA